From a region of the Candidatus Jettenia caeni genome:
- a CDS encoding hypothetical phage protein, giving the protein MAYSTLNDIKKLISEASVTQLTDDENTGAVNQTRVDEAIAQADAEIDTYCGQVFTVPFTTVPDIVKKASVDIAIYNLYSRRVEQMPETRRDRYKDAIALLTKIAEGKISIGEQPEPASPGEGGVQSTKTLDDRIFTSKSMSGF; this is encoded by the coding sequence ATGGCATATTCAACACTGAACGACATAAAAAAGCTCATCTCTGAGGCATCGGTCACACAACTGACCGATGACGAGAATACAGGAGCCGTAAACCAGACAAGGGTTGACGAGGCAATTGCGCAAGCCGATGCCGAGATCGACACCTACTGCGGACAGGTTTTTACCGTGCCCTTTACAACCGTCCCGGACATCGTGAAAAAGGCATCGGTAGATATAGCAATCTACAACCTTTACTCCCGCAGAGTAGAACAAATGCCGGAAACGCGGCGCGACCGCTACAAGGACGCCATCGCCCTGCTTACAAAAATTGCTGAAGGCAAAATCTCAATCGGCGAACAACCCGAACCTGCCTCGCCAGGCGAAGGCGGCGTACAATCAACAAAGACACTGGACGACAGAATATTTACCTCAAAATCAATGTCAGGGTTCTAA
- a CDS encoding hypothetical phage protein produces MPPNVRELIVAGPLANVSIAYRNKSYIGDRVFPVIPNVSPKAKIARYQKGAWFRDEAVIRGPGSRAGRGGYPVDYLSISTVEYAFAKEVTDEDRRFSGNPAMGEPPLKPDQDAIEFCSEKIDLKKERIIASKILTTTWSGVSGGEDAGGLWAAGSGNTFLADVRARVETIRSNTGLKPNVLMMDFGTYNSLKEEATVLDKIKYTERGVLTKELLAAILELDEVIIGEAIYSTAKEKKDGTDFTASNIWEKNAGKGAGFLFHRPSAPGLKTPSAGYQARVNYENGQPRRTTTWRENAEHQDVYEVAEECDIVVTGADLGFLWVDTLLT; encoded by the coding sequence ATGCCACCAAATGTAAGAGAATTAATCGTTGCCGGACCACTGGCAAACGTCAGTATTGCGTACCGGAACAAAAGTTATATCGGGGACAGGGTGTTTCCTGTCATACCGAACGTATCGCCTAAAGCAAAGATTGCGCGATACCAGAAGGGCGCCTGGTTCCGTGATGAGGCCGTGATACGCGGGCCTGGTTCACGCGCCGGACGGGGCGGATATCCGGTTGATTACCTCTCGATATCAACCGTTGAGTATGCGTTTGCGAAGGAGGTGACCGATGAGGACCGCAGGTTCTCCGGCAACCCGGCGATGGGAGAGCCGCCTCTCAAGCCCGACCAGGACGCTATAGAATTCTGTTCGGAAAAAATCGATCTGAAAAAAGAGCGCATTATCGCAAGTAAAATATTAACCACCACATGGTCTGGCGTTTCCGGCGGCGAGGATGCCGGCGGATTATGGGCTGCAGGCTCAGGCAATACCTTCCTGGCCGATGTGCGCGCACGGGTGGAAACGATACGCAGCAACACCGGCCTGAAACCGAACGTGCTTATGATGGACTTTGGCACGTACAATTCGCTGAAAGAAGAGGCCACGGTGCTCGATAAGATCAAGTACACCGAGCGCGGCGTGCTGACAAAAGAGCTGCTTGCCGCTATTTTAGAGCTTGATGAAGTCATTATCGGCGAGGCGATCTACTCAACGGCGAAGGAAAAGAAGGACGGCACAGACTTTACCGCATCAAATATCTGGGAAAAGAATGCGGGGAAAGGCGCCGGGTTCCTCTTCCACCGTCCGTCCGCTCCAGGTCTGAAAACCCCCAGCGCCGGCTACCAGGCGCGGGTAAACTACGAAAACGGCCAGCCGCGCAGGACCACAACGTGGAGGGAAAATGCAGAGCATCAGGACGTGTACGAGGTGGCAGAGGAGTGCGATATTGTGGTAACCGGGGCTGACCTGGGCTTTTTATGGGTAGATACCTTATTAACCTAA
- a CDS encoding hypothetical phage protein has product MLITINVDVAPVRDLFAQLRARMQDLSPVMRNIGEIVRRSIEQNFAAKPPGRPEAWKESKRVKEKGGQTLSDTGRLRGLFTVKGYPDRVEVGTNVKYAAYHQFGTKPYTIVPRHKKALFWKGARHPIKKVNHPGLPPRPFLMVQDEDWGKMHRAIEKYITKGNT; this is encoded by the coding sequence ATGCTCATTACGATCAATGTCGACGTTGCCCCGGTAAGAGACCTTTTTGCGCAACTCCGGGCAAGGATGCAAGACCTCAGCCCGGTGATGCGGAATATCGGAGAAATCGTAAGGCGATCTATCGAGCAAAATTTTGCGGCAAAACCACCCGGCAGGCCAGAGGCGTGGAAGGAATCGAAGCGAGTAAAAGAAAAAGGCGGCCAGACGCTCTCTGACACCGGAAGGTTGCGGGGATTGTTTACGGTAAAGGGATACCCTGACCGCGTGGAGGTGGGGACGAACGTAAAGTATGCAGCTTATCATCAGTTTGGCACTAAACCCTATACCATTGTACCAAGACATAAAAAAGCCCTGTTTTGGAAGGGAGCACGGCATCCGATAAAAAAAGTAAACCATCCCGGTTTGCCGCCACGGCCATTCCTCATGGTACAGGACGAGGACTGGGGAAAGATGCACAGGGCGATCGAGAAGTATATCACGAAGGGGAATACATGA
- a CDS encoding phage head morphogenesis protein translates to MINLEPLPMESAIQFWLDKYLLSPGEYAQLSDEAKIRAFAVSGIAKGEELETVFNALQRALEKGTTFEDFKRDARAVFERRGWTGKAAWRLETIFRTNVQTAYSVGRYKEMMAVAKDRPYWQYSAVNDSRTRPTHWEMNGKIFPYGHPFWNTWYPPNGFNCRCGVVTLSQDDIDSENLPVETEDPTGGLVEPIDPVTGNKLPARSLVPDQGFDHNPGKSIWGGIVPKESKSGFTDKGINTYTDYGQRKMENLRKKDYFRYGNEDIVPQGLAEMDYYKKFISEFSPETVKQGIYHDKAGETLVISLDLFTDIRGKLKIKKKGREQYVKLLARTIQNPYEIWLVPMMENKSGRIVLRRRYIRGFSTGPDNKMTGFTAFEYGSDGWTGVTAFQPDDFEYANKLRNGVLIFKDT, encoded by the coding sequence GTGATTAACCTCGAACCACTCCCGATGGAAAGCGCAATACAATTCTGGCTGGATAAGTATCTGCTTTCGCCAGGCGAGTATGCGCAGCTTTCCGATGAGGCAAAGATCAGGGCGTTTGCCGTATCGGGAATTGCAAAGGGAGAGGAACTGGAAACCGTTTTTAATGCACTGCAACGAGCGCTCGAAAAGGGAACCACCTTTGAAGATTTTAAGAGGGATGCAAGGGCAGTATTCGAACGCAGGGGCTGGACGGGTAAGGCAGCATGGAGGCTAGAAACTATTTTCAGGACAAATGTCCAGACGGCATACTCGGTCGGCAGATATAAAGAGATGATGGCCGTTGCGAAAGATAGACCCTATTGGCAGTACAGCGCGGTTAATGACAGCCGCACACGACCAACACACTGGGAAATGAACGGGAAGATATTCCCCTATGGCCACCCTTTCTGGAATACCTGGTATCCGCCAAATGGGTTCAATTGCCGGTGCGGTGTGGTAACCCTGTCGCAAGATGATATTGATAGTGAAAACTTACCGGTAGAGACCGAAGACCCTACGGGTGGTTTAGTAGAACCCATAGATCCTGTAACGGGCAATAAACTACCAGCAAGGTCGCTTGTCCCGGACCAGGGATTTGATCATAATCCGGGCAAATCAATATGGGGTGGAATAGTTCCTAAAGAAAGCAAGAGTGGTTTTACTGATAAAGGAATAAACACCTATACCGACTATGGACAGCGCAAAATGGAAAATTTGCGAAAAAAGGATTATTTCAGGTACGGCAACGAGGATATTGTGCCGCAAGGATTAGCAGAGATGGACTACTACAAGAAATTTATCAGTGAATTCAGCCCGGAAACAGTAAAACAGGGTATCTATCATGATAAGGCAGGCGAGACTCTTGTTATCTCCCTGGATTTATTTACCGATATTCGCGGTAAGTTAAAGATCAAAAAAAAGGGGCGCGAACAATATGTGAAACTCTTAGCGCGTACAATACAAAACCCGTATGAAATTTGGCTCGTGCCAATGATGGAAAACAAGTCCGGGCGTATTGTATTAAGAAGACGATATATCAGGGGATTTTCTACCGGGCCTGATAACAAAATGACAGGGTTTACAGCTTTTGAATATGGTAGTGATGGGTGGACGGGTGTAACTGCTTTTCAGCCGGACGATTTTGAATATGCAAATAAACTAAGAAATGGGGTCCTTATTTTTAAGGACACATAG
- a CDS encoding hypothetical phage protein, with the protein MTDEIASVRNDIFYDYIGNVVLNPDKVLKSESGGKGIELYDDLLRDPQVRSTLQTRKLAVIGREWEIIPASDNAQDIKIAEFVKEVLLGFNYDAARHALLSGIVLGYKPAEVMWEYSEGDVWVKDIIGKAPRRFVFDLDGKLRLLTLQNMIEGEAVPERKFVVFRNVSANGSYYGDGLGSSLYWPVWFKKNAVKFWLIFAEKFGSPTAIGKYPGGTPGDKQTKLLETLETIQQESCVTIPDTMMVEFLEAERSGTINTYESLYKHLNSEISKIILGQTLTTEVGDKGSYAASETHNDVRQEYIKADADALCECQNNSLIRWIVDYNFPGVTVYPKVWIRTEQEQDLKPLAERDRILVREIGLPVSKKYFYETYGIPQPEEGDELVEIPSSAVFPPPTPASGGQQGENMKFAEYAKRCQHCFADAEEFTPEQRAIESLVSKTIPEASKALEGNEKKILDAVLSSSSYEEAMARLLELYPEIDTGKLREFLERSIFQADVFGRYTVRENERD; encoded by the coding sequence GTGACGGACGAGATTGCATCGGTCAGAAACGATATCTTCTACGACTATATAGGAAATGTCGTTCTGAACCCTGATAAGGTACTGAAGTCTGAATCAGGAGGAAAAGGGATCGAGCTGTATGATGACCTGCTGCGCGATCCCCAGGTGCGTTCAACCTTACAGACGAGGAAGTTGGCTGTAATCGGCAGGGAATGGGAGATTATTCCTGCATCAGACAATGCACAGGATATAAAGATTGCAGAGTTCGTAAAAGAGGTACTCCTGGGTTTCAACTACGATGCTGCCCGCCATGCACTGCTGTCCGGTATCGTGCTGGGTTATAAGCCTGCTGAGGTTATGTGGGAATATTCAGAGGGTGACGTCTGGGTTAAGGATATTATCGGGAAGGCGCCACGGCGGTTTGTGTTTGACCTGGATGGCAAGCTCAGGCTACTGACACTTCAGAATATGATCGAAGGCGAGGCGGTGCCGGAGCGGAAGTTTGTTGTCTTCAGGAACGTGTCGGCAAACGGGAGTTACTACGGCGATGGGCTTGGCTCTTCGCTTTACTGGCCTGTGTGGTTTAAGAAGAACGCCGTAAAGTTCTGGTTGATATTTGCTGAAAAGTTCGGATCACCAACGGCCATAGGGAAATACCCTGGCGGCACACCGGGCGACAAGCAGACAAAACTCCTTGAAACCCTGGAAACGATTCAGCAAGAGTCTTGTGTTACGATACCTGACACGATGATGGTTGAATTTTTAGAGGCAGAGAGGTCGGGGACGATTAATACGTATGAGTCACTTTACAAGCATCTTAACAGCGAGATCAGTAAAATTATTCTCGGTCAGACGCTGACAACAGAGGTTGGAGATAAGGGGTCGTATGCCGCATCAGAAACGCATAATGATGTTCGGCAGGAGTACATCAAGGCCGATGCGGACGCACTCTGCGAATGTCAGAACAACAGCCTGATCCGGTGGATTGTGGACTATAATTTTCCTGGCGTGACGGTATATCCGAAGGTATGGATCCGTACAGAACAGGAACAGGACCTGAAGCCGCTTGCCGAGCGCGACAGGATCCTTGTGAGGGAAATCGGGTTGCCAGTCAGCAAGAAATATTTCTATGAAACGTACGGGATCCCGCAACCCGAGGAAGGCGATGAACTTGTAGAGATTCCCTCATCTGCTGTTTTTCCACCCCCTACCCCCGCCAGCGGGGGACAACAGGGGGAGAACATGAAGTTTGCTGAATATGCGAAACGGTGCCAACACTGCTTTGCCGATGCAGAAGAATTTACGCCGGAACAAAGGGCGATTGAATCGCTCGTAAGTAAAACTATACCGGAGGCATCAAAAGCATTAGAAGGGAATGAAAAGAAGATATTGGATGCTGTGCTCTCTTCTTCAAGTTATGAGGAGGCAATGGCCAGGTTGTTAGAACTCTATCCGGAGATAGATACCGGGAAACTCAGAGAATTCCTTGAGCGATCGATTTTTCAAGCCGATGTTTTCGGAAGGTATACCGTAAGGGAGAACGAACGTGATTAA
- a CDS encoding hypothetical phage protein: protein MKKKFSDKKFEKRAQEILERMSADARPFEDSEEEKAKRITRAKADRFYFFQTYLPHYFTKPPADFHKELVDFADIGGEPILIAAPREHAKSTLCTLAIPLYDILFEKKRFIIIVSDTEDLASDFCQFIQMELESNERLRGDFGDLVKQGFWKAEDFITKNGARIKARGRGQRIRGLRNRQYRPDRVIIDDLENDKNVRNPRLVKETIDWLLTAVLGSLAEDYSFLMIGTLLSRKSVLAEMMNMKAEDDPEKPRYFSKIYKAITEFNLPLWPEAWSMERLRKRKAQMGSVRFNQEMMNDPRDDEGLFREEWIRYYYPEEILRKVLRVYTFIDPSSESGASNDYKAIVTIGIDTDGIIYVLDAFIRRVSPNEMAKVAYIRYEEFHPLAMSMEENALGEFAQSPFQLVARDKGYILPMSGVKHSVAKEARIGRISPHVERGILRFRKGHSDQDVLVEQLIYFPSSTMNDDGPDALEGAVDMAEKGSGIIEYQSTGIKRESTGGAIRRYMQN, encoded by the coding sequence ATGAAAAAGAAATTTTCAGACAAAAAATTTGAAAAGCGGGCGCAGGAAATCCTTGAACGGATGAGCGCCGATGCCAGGCCGTTTGAGGACTCTGAGGAAGAAAAGGCAAAACGGATCACACGGGCGAAGGCCGACAGGTTTTACTTCTTTCAGACCTATCTCCCCCACTATTTCACGAAACCGCCTGCGGATTTTCATAAAGAGTTGGTTGATTTTGCTGATATCGGGGGGGAGCCGATATTGATAGCGGCGCCCAGGGAGCACGCAAAGTCCACCCTCTGCACGCTGGCAATACCGCTCTATGATATCCTGTTTGAGAAAAAACGCTTCATCATCATTGTATCCGACACCGAAGACCTGGCATCCGACTTCTGTCAATTCATACAGATGGAGCTGGAGAGCAATGAGCGGCTAAGAGGAGATTTTGGCGACCTCGTAAAACAGGGTTTCTGGAAAGCAGAGGATTTTATTACAAAAAATGGCGCGCGGATAAAGGCAAGGGGAAGGGGGCAAAGGATCAGGGGTTTGCGGAACCGGCAATATCGGCCCGACAGGGTTATTATTGACGACCTGGAAAACGATAAGAACGTGCGAAACCCGCGCCTGGTGAAAGAGACAATCGATTGGCTGCTTACTGCTGTGCTGGGAAGTCTTGCTGAAGATTACTCGTTTCTGATGATCGGGACGCTGCTTTCGAGAAAGAGTGTTTTGGCGGAGATGATGAACATGAAGGCAGAGGATGACCCTGAAAAGCCCCGTTATTTCTCGAAGATTTATAAGGCTATTACTGAGTTTAACCTTCCCTTGTGGCCGGAGGCGTGGAGTATGGAACGGCTCAGGAAGCGCAAGGCACAAATGGGGAGCGTGCGGTTTAATCAGGAGATGATGAATGACCCACGGGACGATGAAGGGTTATTCAGAGAAGAGTGGATCAGGTATTACTATCCTGAAGAGATTTTAAGGAAGGTATTGCGGGTATATACGTTTATTGACCCCTCAAGCGAATCCGGGGCAAGTAACGACTATAAGGCAATTGTAACCATAGGGATCGATACGGACGGCATCATCTACGTACTGGATGCCTTCATCAGGCGGGTATCTCCTAACGAGATGGCTAAAGTAGCTTATATCCGGTACGAGGAGTTTCACCCTCTGGCGATGAGCATGGAAGAAAATGCCCTGGGCGAGTTTGCCCAGAGCCCTTTTCAGCTTGTGGCGCGGGATAAGGGGTACATCTTGCCCATGAGCGGCGTAAAACACAGCGTAGCAAAAGAGGCAAGGATTGGCCGTATATCTCCGCACGTGGAACGCGGGATACTCCGCTTTCGCAAGGGACACTCAGATCAGGATGTATTAGTAGAACAACTCATCTATTTCCCCTCTTCTACTATGAACGATGACGGGCCGGATGCACTCGAGGGTGCAGTCGACATGGCTGAGAAAGGATCGGGAATTATCGAATACCAGTCAACTGGTATTAAGAGGGAATCGACAGGCGGGGCGATAAGGCGGTATATGCAGAATTAA